The Dasypus novemcinctus isolate mDasNov1 chromosome 2, mDasNov1.1.hap2, whole genome shotgun sequence genome includes a region encoding these proteins:
- the LOC101442154 gene encoding large ribosomal subunit protein eL32-like, producing MAALRPLVKPKIVKKRTKKFIRHQSDRYVKIKRNWRKPRGIDNRVRRRFKGQILMPNIGYGSNKKTKHMLPSSFRKFLGYNVKKLEVLLMCNKSYCAEIAHNVSSKNRKAIVERAAQLAIRVTNPNARLRSEEKE from the coding sequence ATGGCTGCCCTCAGACCCCTAGTGAAGCCCAAGATCGTCAAAAAGAGGACCAAGAAGTTCATCAGGCACCAGTCAGACAGATATGTCAAAATTAAGCGTAACTGGCGGAAACCCAGAGGCATTGACAACAGGGTGCGGAGAAGATTCAAGGGCCAGATCTTGATGCCCAACATCGGTTATGGGAGCAACAAGAAAACGAAGCACATGCTACCCAGCAGCTTCCGAAAGTTCCTGGGCTACAATGTCAAGAAGCTGGAAGTGCTGCTCATGTGCAACAAATCTTACTGTGCTGAGATTGCTCACAACGTTTCTTCCAAGAACCGCAAAGCCATCGTGGAAAGAGCAGCCCAGCTGGCCATTAGAGTCACCAATCCCAATGCCCGGCTACGCAGCGAAGAAAAGGAATAG